The Helicobacter canis genomic sequence ATTGCTATTGCCATCAAAGATAGCGGCATAGGGATCCCAAAGGACGAGCAAAAGCGCGTGTTTGAGCGATTTTATCGCGTAGATAAAAGCCGCAGTAAAAAGCTTGGCGGCACAGGGCTTGGGCTATCCATAGTCAAGCATATAGCGATCTACCACAATGCCCATATATTCCTGCGCTCTCAAGTGGATTGTAGTGCAAATGCGGATTCTAGTGTAAAAGTGGATTCTAGTAGCGGCAGCGAGATTGTCGTGGTATTTGCTGCCCCAAAAGCCACGCCACACAAAAACACCCACAAAAACACGCCACACACAAACACGCTATGACAGAATCCATAATGCCACAAAAACTACAAGGCATTTATGCCATAAGTGATGAGAGCCTAACACCTTATGCGATTTTGCCTAAATGTGTAGAATCCGCTCTTAAAGCTGGGGTTAGGATCTTTCAGCTGCGCGATAAAAGCCATAGCGATGCGTGGCTTTATCCCATTGCTAAGGAGCTTTTAGGGCTGTGTGAGCGGTATGGCGCACTTTTTGTGCTAAATGACAGGCTAGAGCTAGCCCTAAGGCTTAATGCCCCGGCATTGCATATCGGCAGAGATGATGGGGAGTTTGCTCGTGTGCGAGAGCAGTTTGGCGGGATCTTAGGTGCTTCAAGCTATGGGGATTTACACAGAGCAAAGATTCTAGAGTCTTTGGGGGCGGATTATGTGGCGTTTGGCGCGTTTTTCCCCTCTGCTACAAAGCCCAATGCCACGCCTGCACCGCTTGAGATCCTGCCCCAAGCCAAGCAAGAGCTACGCATACCAATCTGTGCTATCGGTGGCATTAGCACTCATAATATCCACCTGCTAAAAAACGCCGATATGCACGCAGTGATAAGCTCTCTATGGTCTTATAGTCCCCAAGATTCTAGCCTCTTAGAATCCACTTTTGATACATCGCAAAAAATGGATTGCCACGCCACTGCTACGCAGTGTCTCGCAATGACAGAGAAAAATGCCCCTAGTGAAAACGCAGTTTCTTTAGAAAACGCAGCTTCTTTAGAAAAAGTGGATTCTAGAGAAAAAGTGGATTCTAGGGATAATGCCAAAAATGTAAAAAACTCCGCACAGGAGATTTTGGAGCTAGAATCCACCTTGCAAGACCGCCTAGATACCATAGCTCATAATGCCAAAGCCCTGCACAATGCCTTGCATAAGTGTTAGTGATATAAGTAGATCTACTTTAAGAGATTGTTTAAGAGATTGATAGAGAGTAGGGGGTTTAGGGAGAGTGCTAGGGCTTGCACGCCCTAGCGCAAAAACTAAGTAAGCCTAGCTAGATCTAAAACTCTGTCCTAGGATCGTGGGCGGCTTGCATTACTCCGTTATTGATAAGGATCGCATTCACATCGCCCATATCAGGGAGCTCTACAAGTTTATAGCCCATTTTAGTAAGATTGTCTTTAGTATCTTGCCCAAGTCCAAAGGCTTCAAGCCGCAGCTCATCAGGGAGCCACTGCATATGGAAGCGACTAGATTCTACCGCGCGAGCTATGTCCATTTTGTAATCAATCACATTGATGATGACTTGCAGCACGGTGGTGATGATCCTAGCACCGCCGGGGCTGCCGACTACCATATAGAGCTTGTTGCTTTTATCTAGCACGATTGTAGGAGACATCGAGCTTAGAGGGCGTTTGCCCGGCTCAATGGCATTGGCATCGCCACCCACTAGCCCAAATTGATTAGGCACACCGGGCTTAATGGAAAAATCGTCCATTTCGTTATTGAGCAAAAATCCTGCCCCATCGATCGCCGCATACGCACCAAAAGAGCCATTGATCGTATAGGTTACACTCACGGCATTTCCCCATTTATCTGCGACAGAATAATGCGTAGTGTTATTGCCCTCGTGGATTGGTCCAAGACCTGGCTTTACCTCACTGCTTGGCGTGGCGTTTGGCTTGATATTGGCATAAATGCTTTTTGCATACGCTTTGCTTAGAAGTTTATCTAATGGGATTTTGACAAAGCTAGGATCCCCCATATACTCGGAGCGATCCGCATAGGCTTGGCGCATAGCTTCAGCGATGATGTGGATAGCTTGCGAGCTTTGGTAGCCTAGCTTTGTGATATTGGCGTTTTCTATGGTGTTTAGGATTTGGATAATATGCGTGCCACCACTGCTTGGCGGAGACATAGAGAGAATCTTATAGCCCCTATAAGTCCCCTCCACAGGCTTGCGCCATACAACTTCATATTGTGCTAGATCTTGCTTGGTGATAATCCCGCCATTTTTCTTCATATCTGCTTCGATCATTCCAGCAATCTCACCTTTGTAGAACGCATCAGGACCCTTTTGGGCGATGAGTCGCAAAGTCTTGGCAAGATCTTTTTGCACGAGAATTTCACCTTGCTTATAAGTCCTGCCATCTGGCTTTAAGAAATACTTCTTAGAGCTTGCAAATTTGGCTAGATTGCCTTGGGCTTCTAGCATTGTTTGGGCTTGTCGCTCTGTGATAGCAAAGCCCTTTTCCGCTAGCTCGATAGAGGGCGCGATGAGATCGGCTAGCTTTTTGGTGCCATATTTATCAAGCATAGCACTCATACCCTTTACCGTGCCCGGCACGCCAGCAGCTAGATAGCCTACAACACTAAGATCTTGTATGACATTGCCATTTTTGTCCAAATACATATCGCGCGTGGCTTTTGCGGGAGCTACTTCGCGGAAGTCTAGGGTGATGTTTTGCCCATTTGCTAGGTGGATTAGCGCGAAGCCTCCGCCACCGATATTGCCTGCTGCTGGATGCACGACTGATAGCGCGTAGCCCACTGCTACTGCCGCATCAATGGCATTCCCGCCAGAGTCTAGCACCTTTTGCCCTATGCTATCTGCTAGCTCGTGCGTAGAGACTGCTAGACCATTGCCTTTTAGATCTGTGATAGGCAAATAGCTCGCCCCAAAGCTCTGTGTGCTTAGGAACGCACACACTATAAATACGAAAAGTTTCTTCATCATTGCTCCTTGAAAAGTTAGAATAAGCTAAGATTCTATCCAAATTTTTGAGACTAATACAACGGAGTAGCTATGGTGCTATATATCCATATACCATTTTGCACAAGTAAGTGTGGGTATTGCGCCTTTAGCTCTTATACGGGGGTGGATTCTAGTGTGCAGCAAGCCTACATACAATGCCTGTTGCGTGATCTTAGCTACACGCTTAGTGCGTATAGGGCTAAGAAGCTAGAATCTATACTCATAAATCCAGCCCTAGAATCTAGCCTTGCAGAGCTGGATTCTAGCGACTTCGCGCCTATGGAGCTTGAGAGTGTTTATATCGGTGGTGGCACGCCAAGCCTACTGCCTAGCAGCGCGTATGCGCTGATATTTGAGCAAATCGCGCGATTTTGCGATATGCAAAGTATCCAAGAAATCACCATAGAAGCCAATCCCAACACCCTCCAAGCACAATGGTGCCGCGATCTCTCGCGCCTAGGAGTAGGGCGCATTAGCCTAGGGGTGCAGAGCTTTGATCCGCGCAAGCTCGCATTTTTAGAGCGCGATCATAGCGGGCGAGATATTTACCACGCCCTAGAAATCGCCCAAGTCTTCCCACATAGAAGCATTGATATGATGTATGGCACGCCTTTTGATGATGAAGCCACGCTGCGTGCGGATATGCAAAAAGCCTGTGCGCTAGATATTGATCACCTCTCTGCCTACTCGCTTATGATAGAGCCGGGCGCGCGCTTTGCCCATAAGCATAAATCCCTAGCCACGCCAAGCCTAGCGCAAAAAGACAGCCTAGAGAAGCAAGCACACATCGTGTGTGAAGTAGCCCTAGCACAGGGCTTTTGCCACTATGAAGTCTCCAACTTCGCCCGCCCTTACAAATGCCTACACAATCGCAAATATTGGGCTGGGGCGGAGTATCTAGGCTGCGGTGTGGGGGCAGTGGGTAGGGTAGGGCAGGTGCGCTATGAGCGGCAAAAGGACTTGCGAGCATACCTAGCAGATCCTTTGGCAAAGGCGTGTGAGATTCTAGCCCCAAGCGACCTAGCCTTTGAGGCGGTGTTTTTGGGGCTTAGGAGTGAAGTGGGCGTGGATATTGCTGCGGTATCTGCGTCTATCAATCCCAATCGCCTAAGTATTTTACTAGAGGAAAAAATGTGTTTTTTGCGAGGTGGCAGGCTTGTGGCGCGTGATATATTTCTGGCTGATGAGATCGTGCTATGGCTTATGCGTGAATAGGGCAGGCGATGAGCAAGCGATGGAGCTTCAAAGCAAGCCTAGAATCCACTTTTTGCGTTTGTTAGCATTATTTCAAAAGTGGATTCTAGGTTTGTGTGGTTTGTGCTGGATCTAGGCTTGTTATGGATCGCCACAGCACTCCTTATATCTGCGCTATTTCCTTGACTTGACAAAAAAAAAAAAATAGAATTTTGTATTTGACAAATCAAGGAGGAAGCAATGTTTAATAGGCTAAGCATAGGGAGCAAGATCGTTGTTTCAGTGAGTTTGATTCTGCTTTTGTGTATGGGGATTTTGGGCGTTGTTTTGGTGAGTGTTTCGCACAATATCCAAACTAGTGATGCCAATAAGCTTGTGCTAAATGTAGCAAAGCGGACAGGCAATGCCATAGAAGGCTATATCAATGAAAGCTTTGTAGCCCTAAACTACTCGCAAAGAAATCTTACGCAATATATCCATAGCAAAAGCTTCAATGAAAATACAGCAAAGCATATCCTAACCGCCCTTTTAGACTCTAATCAATGGGTAGAATACGGCTATATCTACCTAAAAAGCCCATCGCTAATGCCTGATGCAAGTAGTGCTTATAGGCTGGCAAATGGCGGAGTGCTGATGCTAGGGCACGATGATAAGCCAAAGGAGCTTGGAGGGGTGGCGATTTTGCCTGCTGATAGGGCGTTTTTAGCCGATGATGGCTTGCAAAAGGCTCTTTCAAGTGGCAAGCCAAGTATCGGTAATCCCACAGGGATGCACACTGCTGGGGAGCAGAAAATACGCGTAACGCTTAATTACCCAATCATAGATGAATATGGCAGTATCCAAGGTGTCGTGGGAGCTACATTGCACCTGGGGCTTATAGGGGACTCTCTCTTTGCGCAGCGCAGAAGTATCTTTGAAAATGACTATCGCGCGCTTATCACAAGTGATGGGGCGTTTGTCCTGCACCCAAATAGCGAATTTACAGGCAAGAATCTTGCCGATGTAAGTGCGGATAATCCAAGTATGCAAGATGTAATCAACGCACTCAAATCCCACGAATCTGGTGTGTATGAGGTAACAAACACACGAGGGGAGGCGAGTATTATGGGTGTGGCTTCATTTGAAGTGGGGCGAGGTAGCACTGGGCAGTGGTGGGGGAGCGTTACCGTTGCGCCCAAATCATCAGTGTATGACTCTGTGGGCTTTATGAGAAATGTCAATATTGCGGGTGTTTTGATCTGTGTGCTGGTGATCGCGACATTTGTGTTTATCTATGTAAAGATGACGATCACAGCTCGTATCCATCGTATCTCCCACACTCTCTTTGAATTTTTCAAATACCTTAATCATCAAAGACAAGACGCGCCACAGCCGCTAAGGATTGTCGCTCAAGATGAGCTAGGTGAAATGGGAAGTAAAATTAACGAAAATATAGAGATAACAAAGCTAGGCTTAGCCCAAGACACAAGAGCCGTGGAGCAGTCTGTCCAAACAGCCAAAAAGATAGAATCTGGCGACTTGCAAGCGCGTATCACAGAGACCCCGCACAACCCCCAGCTAAAAGAGCTAAAAGATGTGCTAAACCATATGCTAGATGATTTGCAAAAGAAAATCGGTAGCGATACTAATGAGATCGCCCGCGTCTTTGACTCCTACACGCGCCTTGATTTCACCACAGAAGTAGCAAATGCTAGCGGCAGGGTAGAAGTCGTTACCAACACGCTAGGCGAAGAGATTAGAAAAATGCTTAAAACTTCCCTAGAGTTTGCCAACTCTCTCCACTCTCAAAGTGATAAGCTAGAAGAAGCCGTAGCCGCCCTTACCAAATCTTCTAACTCCCAAGCCAGCAGCCTAGAGCAAACTGCCACTGCCGTAGAGGAGATCACTTCATCTATGCAAAATGTCTCTGGCAGGACCAATGAAGTAATCCAGCAAACCGAAGATATACGAAATGTCATAGGTATCATTAGAGATATAGCCGATCAGACAAACCTCCTAGCATTGAATGCCGCCATAGAAGCCGCTAGAGCAGGAGAGCACGGCAGGGGCTTTGCTGTCGTAGCAGATGAAGTGCGCAAATTAGCAGAGCGCACCAGCAAATCACTAGGCGAGATAGAGGCAAACACCAACTTGCTTGTGCAATCAATCAATGATATGGCAGAATCTATCAAAGAGCAAACCGCAGGGATCACACAAATCAATGAAGCCATCTCTAGCCTAGAGTCTGTAACCCAAGAGAATGTAAGCATCGCCAATGCTAGCTCACAAATCTCACAAGATGTATCAGGGATTGCTAAAGCTATCTTAGATGATGCCAATAAGAAAAAGGTATAGCCACAAGCGATTCGCTCTTGGGTAGGCAATGTGGCAGTGTTGCAAAAATTACTAAAGAAACATCGGCACAGCCTAAGCGGTATCCCTTGTTTTGTGAAAGGCACGACCGCCAAGGTCGCTAACTTTCCCCAATTTTTGCAAAGCTCCCACAGCCCCACCGCAATCCTTAGAATCGTTTTATTACAAAATGGGCTTTCTCCCTAGAATCCACTTTTTACACTACCACCTGCGGCGTGGTATAAAACGCCGCGTTTTATTGTCATCGCGCGCAAGCGCGGTAGCGATTGCGCGGCGATCCACAAAACAAACCTAGAATCTAGCCAAACCGCGCAAAAGCTTCAAAGTAGAATCCGCGTTTGCCCTTAAGTGCCTTAAGCCTAGGCAAAATGCGCTTGCAAAATCTCTTTAAGCGTTTGGACTACAAAGCGCGCTTCTTCTATGGTGATGATATATGGTGGCATAAAGTAAATCGTATGCCCCAATGGTCGCAGCAGCAAGCCCTTAGCCAACGCCGCTCTAAAGATCTCTACCCCCGCGCGAGGCGTGCTAGAATCTATCTCAAAGGCAAAGATCATTCCGCAGTGGCGCAAGTTTTTGACTATATTTAGCTCTTCTAGCTCCTGCCATAGAGCAAAAATCGCTCGCGATAGGGCGCGGTTTTGCTCTATGATATTTTGCGTGGCAAATATATCTAGCACGGCATTTGCAGCCGCACAGGCTAGGGCATTGCCCGTGTAGCTATGCGAGTGTAAAAATGCCTTGCCACTCTCATAGGGCGCGTAAAATGCCTGATAAATCTCATCGCTTGTAACCACCACGCTTAAAGGCAGATACCCCCCTGTAATGCCCTTTGATAAGCATAAAAAATCTGGCGTGATCCCGCACTGCTCTAGGGCAAACATACTCCCACTACGCCCAAAGCCCACGGCAATTTCATCAAAGATAATCAAAATCCCATAGCTCCTGCATAGCTCGCACGCTTTTTTGATGAAGGCTTTTGGATAGATGTGCATATTGCCCGCGCATTGGACTAATGGCTCTAAGATAAAAGCGCAAATTTCTTCCCCATAGCGCGATAAGATAGATTCTAGCGCGTGTAATTCTCTCTCATAGTAGCTCTCATCTTCTAGCTCTGCTGGGGCGTGCAAGCTAGCCCCCTTTGTGCCATCAAAGACATTTGGCACAGGCACACTAAGGCAGGAGAGCAAAATAGGCGCGTAAGTGTGCTTGTATAGCCCCAGATCCCCCACGCTTAATGCGCCGATCGTCTCGCCGTGGTAGGCATTGCTAAGGGCTAGGAATTTGGAGCGAGGCGGGCTTTTGCGGTGGAGGTTGTGATGATAGTGGAAGCTCATTTTTAGGGCGATTTCTATGGCAGAAGAGCCATTATCTGCATAGAAGCATTTGTTTAGAGGGTGTGGGAGCAGGGCGCAAAGCCGCTGCGATAGATCGATGATAGGCTTATGGCTAAAGCCTGCTAGCAAGATATGCTCTAGCTCATTGAGCTGATTTGTGATAGCGGCGTTTATGGCTGCGTTGCAATGCCCAAAGAGATTGACCCACCAGCTGCTAATGCAATCAATATAACTGCTGCCATCAAAGTCGTATAAATACACACCTTTGGCGGATTTTATGGGGACTATGGGGAAGTCTTCGTGGTCTTTCATCTGCGTGCAGGGGTGCCAGATGTGAGCCAGATCAAGCGCGGAGAGAGTGTGATTGGATAGATTTGGCATTATGATCCTTTGTGAAATAGCGATTCTAAGCTATAATCTAGCTTTTTGCGGAGATATTATGCCTAAAAATCCAGCCAAGAATCCCACGCTAATCGCCCACGCCCAGCACCTAGCCCACACTCTCTCTAATGCACACAACCTCCGCTCTATTACAGATTATGCGCATTTGGGGGAGTTTATCATCAAAGATAATGCCCCCTTGCTTAATCTCACAAGCAATGACTATCTAGGCTTGGCAGGCTTATCGCACGCCATCATCTCGCCACACTCCTTGCACGATACGCACATAGATTTACACAAGCTAGACACACATAGGCAAAAAGCCAAAGATTTTGGGGCTAGATTTTGGGAGTTTAGTGCAAAGCAGGGCATTGGGGCAGGGGATTTATCGCTTGGCTCTGGCTCTTCGCGCTTGCTTAGTGGGGGGACTCCTGTGTGGGAGAGCTTTGAGGCATATTTGCAAGAGATTTTCGCGCCAAAATCCGCGCTACTTTTCAATAGCGGCTATCATTGTAATGTCTCTTGTATCGCGGCTCTTGGGCGGCTTGAAGGGGTGGGGATTTTGATCGATGAATACGCGCACGCAAGTATGTTTGATGGACTTTTGCAGGCAAAGGCGATGAGTAAGGCTCTGTGGTGGAGGCGGTTTAGGCACAATGATATGGCGCATTTGCAAGAGCTACTAGAATCCACTTTTGCGCGATTTAGGCATATTATCATCATAAGCGAGGGGGTGTTTAGTATGGATGGTGATGTGTGTGATTTATCTGGGATTGTCGCGCTAAAACACCGCTATGATAATGTCCTAATCTATCTTGATGAAGCCCATAGCCTTGGCGTGGTAGGGGAGAATGGACTAGGGCTTGCTAAGAGCCTTGGGCTGTGTGGGGAGGTGGATTTTCTTATCTTCACTTTTGGCAAGGCATTGGGGAGTATGGGGGCTTGTATGCTCTGTGCTAAGGAGCTAAAAGAGCTATTTATCAATACTGCGCGTGGGCTTATCTACTCCACTGCGTTGCCACCGCTTAGCATAGCTTTTAGCTTTTTTGCCTTTTGTGAGCTTTGGCGTTTGGGGGAGCAAAGGGAGTATTTACGCGCCCTAAGTAAGCAGGCAAGATCTAAGCTAGAATCCACTTTTGCAAAAGTGGATTCTAGGGGAGAGGCTAAAAAGCTGCCTTATGTGCTAGGAGAGTGGCATATCATCTCACTAGTGCTAGGAGATAATGCTACTGCCATAGAGTGCCAAGATTTCTTAGAGTCTTGCGGGATCTTTGCTAAAGCGATCAAATCCCCCACAATCCCGCAGGGCACAGCTAGAATCCGCTTTAGCCTCAATGCTAGCCTTAGCACGCTAGAGCCATTCTATCAGGCATTGGAGCAGTATGCAAATCGCTTTTGCTAGGGCGTTTGACAAGCACGCAAGCACTTTGGTGCTATGTTTTAGCGGCTTTGCGACTAACCCTAAATTTTTCGCGCATTTGGCGTGTGATATACCTGCTTGCAATATCGCTATTTGCTATGATTATAGGGATTTAGCACAAGTGGATTCTACTTTGCACAAGCCCAGCCTAGAATCCACTTTTTTACCCCCTGTGCTACGCGATTTGCAAGAGCTAATTGATAGGCATAGGCATTGCATTTTGGTGGGGTTTTCTCTAGGGGTGGCAGTGGCTGCTAGGGTGATAGGGGCGATTGATAGGGCAGGGGCTTTTAGGCATAGTATTGCTATCAATGGCACGCCTTTAGGGATAGATACGCGCTATGGCATACACCCTAGAATCTATGCGCGGACTTTGGAGTATTTTGATGTGCGGGAGTTTGCGCGAGCGTTTTTTGGCAGCGATGATGTGGCAGAGATCACCGCTAGGGCTAAGGCTGTGAAATCCCCTATAATGCGTGGATTTAATGGGGATTTTAGCACTTTGTTTGGGAGTGTGCTAGAGTGCAAGCAAGAGCTGCAAGCATTGCAGAGATTCTGTCAATCACACAATCAAGCAAGCCCAAGCGCGATTGATAGCCATAGCGCAAGAAGCGTGCATTTCACCCACGCGATCATAAGCAGTAGGGATATGATTTTCTCTCCTATGATCCTAGAATCCACCTTTTCACACACGCACACACAATGCCACTCTATCGATGCGCCGCATTATGTGTTTGGGAGCTTTACAAGCTGGAGGAAGCTGCTTGGGATATGTGTGCCAAAAGTGGATTCTAGTAGTGGGGCTAGATTCTGGGAGGCAAGGCAGAGCTACACGGAGAATGCCCCTATCCAAGCCACTATGCGCCAGAATCTTATGCGCTTGCTCTTGCCACACGCAAAGGGCAGGGAGTTTGAAAAGGTGTTTGAATTTGGTACTGGGGTGGGGGACTTTAGCGTGCTATTGCAAGAAAATCTCGCTTATAGGCACTTTGTTTGCAATGACATAAACAACCACGCAAGCATACTGCAAGCACGCCTAAAGCCCCACACACGCGTAGCGATCTTTGATATGCACGATATAAAAGACCAGCCCATTTTTGCCCAGCGATTTGATCTTATCGCTTCAAATGCCTGCTTGCAGTGGCTTAATGCAAAGGAGATTCTAGCTAGTGTTGTGCCTATGCTTGCTAGCGGTGGGCTGCTGCTGCTAGGGAGCTTTGGGGCTAGGACTTGCTATGAGGTGAGAGAGATTTTAGGCATAGGGCTAGAGTATATGGAGCTAGAAGATTTATGCGAGCTATTGCAGGGACTTGGGCTAGAGATTGTAGAGAGTAGTAGCGAGACTCTTAAGCTTGATTGTGGGAGTGCGCTTGGGGTGTTTAGGCATTTTCGTGCAAGCGGTGTCAATAGCCTAGCAGGCAATACACTAAGTAAATCCAAAATCCTAGCGTATCAAGCGCGATTTGGCGGGAAGATCACCTATGAGCCTATATATATCCTAGCCCAAAAGCCCAAGCCCTAGAATCCACTTTTGAAAGGGACGATGCAGCTTTGGGTATCCATAGCGGCGATTTTAAGGATTTTAGGGGAACCGCAGACCTCTAAGTCTAGCTCCCCCCTAAAATCCTTAAAAAGCCCCACTAGCAACACCGCAATTCTTAAAATCGTTTTACCCTCAAGCTAACTTCACTCCTAGAATCCACTTTTGATTTGTGGCAATTTTTCCGTCATTGCGAGCCTTGC encodes the following:
- the thiE gene encoding thiamine phosphate synthase, coding for MPQKLQGIYAISDESLTPYAILPKCVESALKAGVRIFQLRDKSHSDAWLYPIAKELLGLCERYGALFVLNDRLELALRLNAPALHIGRDDGEFARVREQFGGILGASSYGDLHRAKILESLGADYVAFGAFFPSATKPNATPAPLEILPQAKQELRIPICAIGGISTHNIHLLKNADMHAVISSLWSYSPQDSSLLESTFDTSQKMDCHATATQCLAMTEKNAPSENAVSLENAASLEKVDSREKVDSRDNAKNVKNSAQEILELESTLQDRLDTIAHNAKALHNALHKC
- the ggt gene encoding gamma-glutamyltransferase, with protein sequence MKKLFVFIVCAFLSTQSFGASYLPITDLKGNGLAVSTHELADSIGQKVLDSGGNAIDAAVAVGYALSVVHPAAGNIGGGGFALIHLANGQNITLDFREVAPAKATRDMYLDKNGNVIQDLSVVGYLAAGVPGTVKGMSAMLDKYGTKKLADLIAPSIELAEKGFAITERQAQTMLEAQGNLAKFASSKKYFLKPDGRTYKQGEILVQKDLAKTLRLIAQKGPDAFYKGEIAGMIEADMKKNGGIITKQDLAQYEVVWRKPVEGTYRGYKILSMSPPSSGGTHIIQILNTIENANITKLGYQSSQAIHIIAEAMRQAYADRSEYMGDPSFVKIPLDKLLSKAYAKSIYANIKPNATPSSEVKPGLGPIHEGNNTTHYSVADKWGNAVSVTYTINGSFGAYAAIDGAGFLLNNEMDDFSIKPGVPNQFGLVGGDANAIEPGKRPLSSMSPTIVLDKSNKLYMVVGSPGGARIITTVLQVIINVIDYKMDIARAVESSRFHMQWLPDELRLEAFGLGQDTKDNLTKMGYKLVELPDMGDVNAILINNGVMQAAHDPRTEF
- the hemW gene encoding radical SAM family heme chaperone HemW codes for the protein MVLYIHIPFCTSKCGYCAFSSYTGVDSSVQQAYIQCLLRDLSYTLSAYRAKKLESILINPALESSLAELDSSDFAPMELESVYIGGGTPSLLPSSAYALIFEQIARFCDMQSIQEITIEANPNTLQAQWCRDLSRLGVGRISLGVQSFDPRKLAFLERDHSGRDIYHALEIAQVFPHRSIDMMYGTPFDDEATLRADMQKACALDIDHLSAYSLMIEPGARFAHKHKSLATPSLAQKDSLEKQAHIVCEVALAQGFCHYEVSNFARPYKCLHNRKYWAGAEYLGCGVGAVGRVGQVRYERQKDLRAYLADPLAKACEILAPSDLAFEAVFLGLRSEVGVDIAAVSASINPNRLSILLEEKMCFLRGGRLVARDIFLADEIVLWLMRE
- a CDS encoding pimeloyl-ACP methyl esterase BioG family protein is translated as MQIAFARAFDKHASTLVLCFSGFATNPKFFAHLACDIPACNIAICYDYRDLAQVDSTLHKPSLESTFLPPVLRDLQELIDRHRHCILVGFSLGVAVAARVIGAIDRAGAFRHSIAINGTPLGIDTRYGIHPRIYARTLEYFDVREFARAFFGSDDVAEITARAKAVKSPIMRGFNGDFSTLFGSVLECKQELQALQRFCQSHNQASPSAIDSHSARSVHFTHAIISSRDMIFSPMILESTFSHTHTQCHSIDAPHYVFGSFTSWRKLLGICVPKVDSSSGARFWEARQSYTENAPIQATMRQNLMRLLLPHAKGREFEKVFEFGTGVGDFSVLLQENLAYRHFVCNDINNHASILQARLKPHTRVAIFDMHDIKDQPIFAQRFDLIASNACLQWLNAKEILASVVPMLASGGLLLLGSFGARTCYEVREILGIGLEYMELEDLCELLQGLGLEIVESSSETLKLDCGSALGVFRHFRASGVNSLAGNTLSKSKILAYQARFGGKITYEPIYILAQKPKP
- a CDS encoding methyl-accepting chemotaxis protein, which gives rise to MLKTSLEFANSLHSQSDKLEEAVAALTKSSNSQASSLEQTATAVEEITSSMQNVSGRTNEVIQQTEDIRNVIGIIRDIADQTNLLALNAAIEAARAGEHGRGFAVVADEVRKLAERTSKSLGEIEANTNLLVQSINDMAESIKEQTAGITQINEAISSLESVTQENVSIANASSQISQDVSGIAKAILDDANKKKV
- a CDS encoding aminotransferase class I/II-fold pyridoxal phosphate-dependent enzyme translates to MDRFGIMILCEIAILSYNLAFCGDIMPKNPAKNPTLIAHAQHLAHTLSNAHNLRSITDYAHLGEFIIKDNAPLLNLTSNDYLGLAGLSHAIISPHSLHDTHIDLHKLDTHRQKAKDFGARFWEFSAKQGIGAGDLSLGSGSSRLLSGGTPVWESFEAYLQEIFAPKSALLFNSGYHCNVSCIAALGRLEGVGILIDEYAHASMFDGLLQAKAMSKALWWRRFRHNDMAHLQELLESTFARFRHIIIISEGVFSMDGDVCDLSGIVALKHRYDNVLIYLDEAHSLGVVGENGLGLAKSLGLCGEVDFLIFTFGKALGSMGACMLCAKELKELFINTARGLIYSTALPPLSIAFSFFAFCELWRLGEQREYLRALSKQARSKLESTFAKVDSRGEAKKLPYVLGEWHIISLVLGDNATAIECQDFLESCGIFAKAIKSPTIPQGTARIRFSLNASLSTLEPFYQALEQYANRFC
- a CDS encoding adenosylmethionine--8-amino-7-oxononanoate transaminase, which translates into the protein MPNLSNHTLSALDLAHIWHPCTQMKDHEDFPIVPIKSAKGVYLYDFDGSSYIDCISSWWVNLFGHCNAAINAAITNQLNELEHILLAGFSHKPIIDLSQRLCALLPHPLNKCFYADNGSSAIEIALKMSFHYHHNLHRKSPPRSKFLALSNAYHGETIGALSVGDLGLYKHTYAPILLSCLSVPVPNVFDGTKGASLHAPAELEDESYYERELHALESILSRYGEEICAFILEPLVQCAGNMHIYPKAFIKKACELCRSYGILIIFDEIAVGFGRSGSMFALEQCGITPDFLCLSKGITGGYLPLSVVVTSDEIYQAFYAPYESGKAFLHSHSYTGNALACAAANAVLDIFATQNIIEQNRALSRAIFALWQELEELNIVKNLRHCGMIFAFEIDSSTPRAGVEIFRAALAKGLLLRPLGHTIYFMPPYIITIEEARFVVQTLKEILQAHFA